Part of the Candidatus Kuenenbacteria bacterium genome, TTATGCCCGTCTCGGGGGTAGGTTACCAATGTGTTACTCACCCGTTCGCCTTGTTACTCCGAAGAGCACAATCGACTTGCATGCCTTAGACACGCCGCCAGCGTTCATCCTGAGCTAGGATCAAACTCTTAGTAAAAATTGAGTTTAAATAGCTCTATATATTAAAGGAAGTTACGGAGTAAAAAATTACTCCAACTTCAATTTTCAGGTTAATAGACGTTATAACTATTAAATTGCTAAATTACAAAAATTTCTAAAAAATTTCTAAAACCTCACACTCCTAAATATATATTCCCCAAGGGGGGATTTGTTAAAGAAAAACAGTAATATTTTGCGCTCAAAATATCACTGTTTTTCCAACAAGCTTTTTAAATGTACTAATATTGTTTACATATATATTAATTTAAGCGGTTTCTTTTGGAAATGGGCCTCTAGACCTACTTAAGTTCACGTATCTATATGATACAGAGTTCAACAAATATTGTCAAGGGTTGCAATTAGGCCCATTTTTTCCACAGTCCGCCCGTTGGCAGATTGGCCAAAATAAAAACCACCCGGATTATTTATCAAGGTGGTTTATTTTCAGCTCCAAAGCGGAGGCTAGGAATATTGGCCGCTGTGAGGAGAGAGAAAAACAGCAGTCAATTATTCCCCCGCCTCCGCGCTGAAGCCGGTAGAAAAACAAAAATTTTGTGGCGGCTGGTTGGATTTGATTCCAGCCAACCGCCACTTTTGTTTCAGGCGTTTGCCGCAGGTTTTGGCCGGGCGAAAACTAGACACATCTCGGTGTTATTCGGATCACCTGGATAGTCGCCAGCCTCGTCGTAGTCGCGGACGATTTTGACCTCCACCTGGTCTAGCGGCAGACCAAACATATCAGCCGCTTCGTCATTGACCATATAGAGATCATCAGCGTCTTCGGCCCAGTAATTTGCCCCGCAAACTTGGCAGGTAAAAACATCCTTCCAATTTGTGGGTGGTGGTACCTCGGTCCCGCAAAAGCAAGCGCCTTTCGCGTATTCCTTTTTTGCCAAGCGCTTCACCTCCTTTCGGTTTGGCTTTTCGTAAATTTAAATTTTTAAAGAACAACTCTCTCCTTCACAAAAATTTTGTTTAGCTGATTTTCCAAGTATAAATATTCAAACAAAATCTTTGTGAAAGATGCCAATCTCTCCGGCTTCAATTCCATAGAATCAAAGCCAAGGAAATTGGGAGTAAAAGTGCTTTACTCCTTTCTTTTTTGTGCTAAGCACATTTTTATCTCGGCCACATTTTGGCCTTGATAGCGCCTGTACTTTTGGCGCTTTTGAGAAAGAACATATTTTCTTCCTTACCCGACAAATGACAACATTTAAATATCATTTGTCCTAGAGTGGTAGGAATGGCGCGGTTCTTGTCGCGCTTCAGGGCGGATCTGTCGGATCCGGAGAGCAGGTTTCCCCGTTTATTCTAGGGGCGCCTTACAACCTTTTTTCAATTGGAGGGTTATCCCTTGTCTCAAACCCTTTATCCAATCGCCTCGGCTTAGCCTATCCAGCTCATCCCTAGCTGGTTTGGCCCTCGCTTGATCCGAGGTTATCTTTAGGTCAGACCGTCTACAAATTGTCTGACTCAAGCAGGAATTCAAACGAGCCTGCTGTAAATAATCTCACCGCTCGTGGTACTCGTCAGCGACCAGACGCTTAAAACCCTGTGGGCTTGCGTCCAATGGGTTCTCCTCGCCACCACCGCGATCCCAGGCGGCGGCGATGACGTTGCCAGCTTCGTCCCAATCGAGGTTGAGGTGAAACACCTCTTCCTCACCATCCACCATTTCCACGGCATGGAAATGGTGAACTTCAAAACCTTTTTCCCCGAGCCATTGGATCAGCTCACGAAAGGTTTTTTTATTTGTGTTCGTCGCGTCAAACCTGTGACGCATGACGAACAGGTTGGGAATGGGGTCGCCGGGCTGCAGAAAAATTTCCCGCTCCCCACCGTCAATAATAATTTTGACGGCTTTTTTCTGCCTCAGGGCCTCCTCGATAAAAGGAAGAGTCTCCTCGGCAAAATTTAACCCCATCCAGCGGCCGGGAATGGAAAATCCTCCGCCGTGGACATATCTGTCGTCGCCAATCCGGTCACCGGAGGTATAATAATTAACCTCCACAACCGGTTGGTTGACCCAAATATTTTTTCCATCTGACATCATCTGGAAATTGGCGTCAACCGCCTCCTTCCACGTGATTGCCAGATTTTTTTTATTGGGACCAACTGCCAATGAATCGGCAGCCAAGGTTTGTCCCAACATGATCACCTTCTTACCGTTCACCACCGAGGGCTTCACGGGAAAACCCCGCCCTCCAAAAGAAAAAACATTACTGTCCAAAATCAACTCCTGAAGGTACATGTAACACACCTCCTTTGGTTGATTTGCAGACAGCCTACCCCACTTTTCGGCAAATTCAACGACTGCTTTTACACAGTCATTGAAATTGCCCTTAATCTTTCCCTTGACACCGTAGGGGCCGGCTATGTCAAAGTTTCCCTCCAGGGTTTCGTGGTTCAGCTTGACCGGAATCAATCTCCAGTCAGGCCAGAACCTGTCAAAATCTTCGGTTTTAGCAACCGAAAGATTTTGTTCAAAAACTATTCCGGGTTGAGTCGGCGTTTTGCCAAACGCCTCCTCATATTTTTCAATCCAGATCGGTCTTGGAAAAACCGAACTGGAAGTTTCAGGAATCTCGCAGACTATGTCTGCAAAATTCCTCAGAAAATCATCAGGCCATTCATATGACCCGTGATTATCATAATGAGCTGCATAGTAGCAGCCTTTTTTAAAGACCCCGTGGCCGGAGTTATCTCTCCAGCCCATGAAGGTCTTTCTTGCAAAAATTAAAAAACCATACATACTTCCTCCTTGCCTTTCGGCAAAAAGATTTTTCCGGAATCCGTCCGGTCCGGTCCGCCTTGGGCGGAGTTGTTAAAGAACGATTTTTATTTTCTTTCATCCGCCTACTGCTGTATTGCGCACCGGAGAGAGTTATGTACAAACAAAACAGTAGGCGAGTGAAAGAAAGGAAATCAGCAAAAAGCGCGGCGCTGATTTCCTTCCAGGTTTTACCACGGGCACCGGTCAGTGACAGTGCCGTCCACAACCGGTTCGCATCCCCAGATCAGGGCATGGTTCGCCCAGAAAACCGAGGACGCTGGTGTAGCATTCCGATCCCATGGCTCGGGTTCGGATAAGTTTCCCACGAAGGCGGTGATCAAAATATATCCGCCGAGATCCTCTGCCTTCTTGAGGATGACGACGACACTCGAGCACTCTTCCGGCTCGCGATTGACCACGAACCGAGAGAGTCCAAAGCGTTTGGTCCTCTGCGCATACACAATCTGGTCACCCGGCCCGGTGGCGACGCAGATTGAGTGACCGATGGGGTGGCCGAACTCGACCACCTCTTTGAGAAAGTCTCTCCCGCCGGAGCTGATTTTGTTCAGCGCCTCCGGCAAAATCGGAACGACTTCCTCGTGGAGGTGGGAGCTATGCCGGTCGTAGACCGGCTCGCCACTCCTCAATGTTCCGACCCAATCCATTTGGGCCTCCTTTCTGGGTTGCTTTTTTGTTTTGGTTATCTAAATTCCTCTCTAAAATCATCTAAAAATTTTTAAATAATTTTAGAGAACAGAGAACGTGAGAGTTGCGATTAACACGTTCTCTTTGAGTGTGGGGGGGCGGGTCCCTCATGTGACACCTCCTTTTTTCATGCTATCCGCCTAGATATCAGCCAATTATTTGGCTTGTATCTAGAGCTTCCGGGATCAGACCGGGGAAAGACAACAAGGTGGGTTTGATGTCCGCCTGCGCCGGAATGGGAAATTGCAGGGATAAGCAAGACCACGCTTCATGCTCATCGTTGACTTCTTTCCGCCAGTGCCAGACAGATATTGCGAAGTCAAAAGATATCTGTCTGGTGCACGGTGGGATGTGAATTGACCAAAATATTGAGCGCCGCTCCCAAACGGTCTTTTTTTATCTCAATATCTATGTGAACAGCGATTAGTAACTTCGATTCGTCCGTACCAGAACCGAATATAATCTACTGTCCTTGGCGTTTTATTAGCGCGCCACCGCCAGCCTTTTCGGAGCAACCCGTCTGCCCACATCCCGAAGGATATTTTTGTCGCCTCGGCAGCTAGCGCCACAAGCTTATGACCGCAAAAAAATACAGCAGAGCGGTACTTGTGGTTGCCATCAGTGGTTGGCCACAATGGGTTTTGTGACCAAGGCGGCGATCTTGTCATCACACACTCTCCTTTCTGGTTAGTTTTTGTTTTTATATTTATTTCTTAAAAACCATCAATTAATTCAAAATGAAATTAATAGCTTTTAAGATGAGACGAGCGAATAGTGTGCCTATCGCTCATCTCAAATAGTGCTAGAACTTTTCCACCCCGACTCCGCCCGTGCTTTGGGCGAATTTTACGAGTCCGGGATTGGCGACTTCCATCGCGAATCCGTGGACCCGAGTTCCGGGGATTTCCGACGACTTCAAGCCATTGATCGAGGTGTCCTCGTCGGTCAGGACAACGATTTCCGGGCGATACAACGCTGCTCCGGATTTAACCGCTTCCTCGATCATCTTGTGCGCTGACCGGACAGCCGCTGCAATATCCGTGCCGCCGCCAGAGAAATTTTTGCTCATGAATTTTTTTATGAGCTCACGAGCTTCTTCTGGCGTGGAGGCATGGTCTGCTTTAGTCAGGTCGGTGTCAAAGACACTCAACCAGACCTCGGCGTCACCGGAAATAACGGCTTTGAGGCGGTTCATCACCACCCCAGAGGCCTTCCAGTGTTTTTTGCCGTCCATCGATCCGGAGCCGTCGAGCAGGATAAAAATCGCCTGCTTCTTCTCATTACGAGTGACGCGCTCACGAACCGGCAGTTGCCCGGTAACGGCCTTGTACAAAAAGTATGACGGATTTTCTTGCCGCAGGGCCCAGGCCGTTTTGGGCACGCGTTGGAGCTCACCGAGGTGGCGGATGGGCCGCTGGTGGACCTCATCACCAGTGGGGTCAGGTTCAATATCTCTCCTTTTCCTGACCTGCATCTTGGTGAATTGGTCCAGCTTGCGGGAGATATCGAGCATCACCCGCTTGTCTGACCCGGCGACCAGATCCTCGGCAATTTTCAGGCTTTTCAGCCCTTGGTTGCCTTGACGCTGGCCGTCCTGCTCCGTCACCATTTCGTGGTTTTCTCCATTGGGGTCGAGCATATCCAGCTCTTCCTCACTCAAGGAGTCAACCATTTCCATGGTCTCTTGGAGCTCCTCCGCCACCCCTTCAGGGCGGTCGGTCTCGGAAAAAATCGGCAATGGCTCGCCACCTTCGCCGCCACCCTGCCCGCCTTGCTTCTTAGAAAGGAGCTTTAGCAGACTCATGGCTTGCTCCAGCGGAGAGCCACCCGGAAACTGATTGAGGTCAATCGCCTGCAAAAAATCGCAGACGTTTTGGTGATACCTCAGTTGCTCCCGGGTCCTGCCCTCAACCGCCTCAAAGCGATTTTTGGTCGCGATTTCTTTTTTCTTCCCCTGGCTGTCGCGACCTGTGTACTTCCAGTAGCCAGAGGAGTCAGCGGCTGGCAGACTTTCTTCCACCCTTTGCCGCACCACCTGCTGGTAGTGTGAAGGCGGATTGATTGTCCCGCCTGCCGCGAGGTTGCAGAGGTCGGCCACTAAATCACGCGAGAAGCCGCTCAAGCCGACCTTTTGAGCCGCTTCTTTCATCTCACTCCCAGAAGGAGGGATGTACGTCGCCGAGGGCGACGTGCGGAATGTGTAATGCATATCGCCCTCCTTTGGGGGGTTAAATTCTTGTCGCATTCAAGGCCGCAGTTTGGGCCTCGGTGATCTTTTGGGCCACCGATTCCCTCAACTGCTTCCGACGCTCGGACAGGCCATCGGTGATCTTCAAACCGGCTACCCTGTCCTGTAACCCGGTCAGCCGTTTTGCCATCTGCAGGAGCTTGATTGGCGACGAAGAAATCTCGTCCCACTCCTGCATCAGGCCACGCATTTCGGCCTCGGCCTCGGCCAGCCGTTTTTCAGCGGCGGCGCGCTCATAAGCGGCCTCGAGTTCCTGACGGATATTCTCCGCCAGTCCTTCAAGACCATCAATGAACTTCAGGTCGATCAGGTCTTCCTTCTCGACTTTCTGCCCACCGCGCAGAGCGGCCGCGGATTTCACGACCGACAAAGCATACACCGCCGACCGCGGGGAAATCGGCTGATCACCCTCGCCCGCCTTGGCCATTATCTCGGCCAGGACTCCCATGGAGCCGTTCAGGTCTGCCCCAGACAAAAACGGGGTGACCTTCGTGAACAGGGCCAAATAGTCCTGGGCCGAATAGGAATTCCACCGCACGTTTAACTGCAATGGAAACCTCTCAACCAAGGCTTTTGCCGCGGGGCCCAGATCCTCAATTTCTTGAGGATCTTTGTTCGTGATCGCGATGATCACCTTGGTCTTCATCGCGAACATTTGGGTCCCCTTGCGGAGCTTGCGTGCCGTGAGGGTATCTTTCAGCGCCAGCAGCACGCTTGCCGGCGCATCAAACATTTCCTCGAAAACCGCAAATGGTTTTGCGAGGAATGAATTCTCCGGATGGTACAAAAGTACCTTGTCACGATCCAAAGCGGCAAAGTCCAATCCACCCCACAGCGTGGCCTCGTCCATACCCTCACCAAATGACTGGACGAATATATCCAGTTCATTGGCAACGCATTCCAAAGCCGCTTGGACCATTTCACTTTTGCCATGTCCTCCTGGTCCCCAGAGGAGCACGTTTTTGCCCGACTCGATTGCTAGCGCGAGGATTCGGGCGATCTCCTCACACCGGATGAACCGCTTGGACAGAGCGGTCAAAATTTTTTCATACAAATTGGTGGCCATCACTGGCCTCCTTTCTTCTCTTTGAGCTTGAGCGCTTGGCCTCGGCTTCATTAGGGGCCGATCCAACCGTGCACTCCTCGCAGTCTTGTTGGCCGCGAATCACCCAGGAATCATCTGTGCCTATCCACAAATGCCCTGATTTTCCTTCCAAGCCGGATTAGGCGGCTGTTAATTAAATTCCTCTATTAAGGTTTCGAAGATGTTTTTCTCTCTCCTCGAAACCAGTTAGAGGAATTTATTTTATTTTTTCTCCTAATTGATATTTGATTTTCAAAGTACATTTCTCTCCTTATTTTTTTGATTTTCTTGGCGTAATACCAAGAATTTTGCCTGCCTTATAAACATGGTAATAAGTCAGGCAACTTTTCTTAGTGTTACATTTATATATTATTAATTTCTTTTAACCCCTTTTAGGGTTTAATTTTATTTTCTACAAACCGCTTGGTCATTCCACATTTATATAATCTGGAATAACCTTCGGCTTGATACCCACTTGCGTAGGTTTCAATTCGAAGGGCACTCTTAGTTCAGCTTTAGATGAGTTTAATCGCCGTTCCAGACGAGCGTTGGATTTCGGCAATCAAAGCTACTATTCTAAAACCTCCCAAGGAATTAATACTAGGGGCTACAATTCTCTCCTCAAGAGAGCACCCCATAACATTAATTCATATCAAGGTTCAGTCGCCTTTGCCGGCGGCCGGCAACCATTGATTGTTTTAATATATTGTAAAGATCTTTATTGCTCGTGATCTTTTTCTTCCTCTTTAACAAGGAAGGTGGTAAAGACGAGTTTGGCCTGTTAACTTGTGGATTAATAATTATATGATTTATATCCACCATAATTAGGCATCTCTCTCCTCTGTACCACTTTCCAAATAAAAAGGACCCTGTCCTAGTAGGTGAGGAGAGGGTCCTTTATTAATAAATAATAAATGTATTATTCCCAAGCCAGATTAAACTGGCTTTGAGACTCTCTCCTCTTAAGTTTTAAGGTTCTTTCCTTGCTTGACTTTTTTCTGCTTTTTCATCGTATCAAAGCATCATAACATATATTGCTATTATTGTCAATGATTAATGTCAGGAATTTTACCAAAATTACGACAAATCCGATTTTTGTTGATTAAAAATATAATAAAAATCGCCAAAATTGATTAAATTTTGACGAAAGCTATTGACAAAAAGGTTTTTAGGGAGTATAATTACCTTATAAACATAATCTAAGGGGGTGGAATTCTGCGGGCTGGCCAAGGGTCAAAAGTAACGGGTAACGGGTAATAAGTAAAGAGTGACAGGTTTTTAATAGTTTTTTACTTTATAAATATGGTTGGGAAAATAGAGAATTTTTATGACTTGGACACTTGGAAAGAGGCCCATCTGCTGGTTTTGAAAATTTACAAAATAACGGAGCAATTTCCCGCTCATGAAATATATGGAATTACTAGCCAAATCAGGAGGGCTTCAAGCTCAATAACTGCCAACGTCGCCGAGGGTTTTTCTAGGTATCATGATAAAGATAAAATCAAGTTTTATTACCAGGCTCGCGGATCTATTTCAGAAGTACAGAATTTCTTGATCTTATCTCGGGATCTTGGCTATATTAACACCGAAAAATGTGCCGAGCTTGGTTTAAAAGCTCACGATGTTAGAAAATTACTTAATGGTCTTATCCGGGCCACGAGTAACCAAACCTAGTCAACTTTAGTTGCTCATTGCTCATTACTTTTTACTCATTACCCATTACCTCTATGTTATCATCCGATCAACCCGTCCTAACCCAACTCGGTCTTTCTGATAAAGAAGCCGAGATTTACCAATTGATGCTCCGGCACGGCAAAATCCCGGCTAGTAAGATCCTGCCCGAGACCAGCCTCAAACGCACCACGGTTTATAGTATTTTAGAGGATCTGACCAAAAAGGGGATAGTAGAAAAAGACGAATCAGGGGCAATTATTGAATTTCGCGCTAAGCACCCCTATGCCCTCAAGGAATATCTAGAATCCCGGGTCAGTCAAATAAAAACCGCCGAGAGCAAGCTCGACGCTGTTTTGCCAGATTTTATTTCTTTCTACAACTCCGCCCAAAATCGTCCGGGGGTCAAATTTTATGAAGGAAGAAGTGGAGCAGAAAAAGTTCTTGCAGACTCGCTCACTTCTCGCACTGAGATTCTTTCTTATGTAGATATTGAATCGATTATAAAATATATTCCTGATATTAATAAGATTTATGCTGCCAAAAGAGAAAAATTAAGCATAAAAAAAAGAGGTATCCTGATCGATACCCCCG contains:
- a CDS encoding AAA domain-containing protein → MYEKILTALSKRFIRCEEIARILALAIESGKNVLLWGPGGHGKSEMVQAALECVANELDIFVQSFGEGMDEATLWGGLDFAALDRDKVLLYHPENSFLAKPFAVFEEMFDAPASVLLALKDTLTARKLRKGTQMFAMKTKVIIAITNKDPQEIEDLGPAAKALVERFPLQLNVRWNSYSAQDYLALFTKVTPFLSGADLNGSMGVLAEIMAKAGEGDQPISPRSAVYALSVVKSAAALRGGQKVEKEDLIDLKFIDGLEGLAENIRQELEAAYERAAAEKRLAEAEAEMRGLMQEWDEISSSPIKLLQMAKRLTGLQDRVAGLKITDGLSERRKQLRESVAQKITEAQTAALNATRI
- a CDS encoding VWA domain-containing protein, which produces MKEAAQKVGLSGFSRDLVADLCNLAAGGTINPPSHYQQVVRQRVEESLPAADSSGYWKYTGRDSQGKKKEIATKNRFEAVEGRTREQLRYHQNVCDFLQAIDLNQFPGGSPLEQAMSLLKLLSKKQGGQGGGEGGEPLPIFSETDRPEGVAEELQETMEMVDSLSEEELDMLDPNGENHEMVTEQDGQRQGNQGLKSLKIAEDLVAGSDKRVMLDISRKLDQFTKMQVRKRRDIEPDPTGDEVHQRPIRHLGELQRVPKTAWALRQENPSYFLYKAVTGQLPVRERVTRNEKKQAIFILLDGSGSMDGKKHWKASGVVMNRLKAVISGDAEVWLSVFDTDLTKADHASTPEEARELIKKFMSKNFSGGGTDIAAAVRSAHKMIEEAVKSGAALYRPEIVVLTDEDTSINGLKSSEIPGTRVHGFAMEVANPGLVKFAQSTGGVGVEKF
- a CDS encoding four helix bundle protein, which produces MVGKIENFYDLDTWKEAHLLVLKIYKITEQFPAHEIYGITSQIRRASSSITANVAEGFSRYHDKDKIKFYYQARGSISEVQNFLILSRDLGYINTEKCAELGLKAHDVRKLLNGLIRATSNQT